The proteins below come from a single Erythrobacter sp. SG61-1L genomic window:
- a CDS encoding nuclear transport factor 2 family protein, with amino-acid sequence MTEEDFRSYVAAFNASDFDGFGHFYADDVIFELGGMKRIDGREAILDFYREVKARITEIVTPLDVIVTPTRIAMHCRTTFETFRDWPDCEIWPTRAGDKRVVETIAMYEVDGDHFTHIRGARFKP; translated from the coding sequence GTGACCGAAGAGGATTTCCGCAGCTATGTCGCCGCGTTCAACGCGAGTGATTTCGACGGGTTCGGCCATTTCTATGCCGACGACGTAATCTTCGAACTGGGCGGCATGAAGCGGATCGACGGGCGCGAGGCCATTCTGGACTTCTACCGCGAGGTGAAGGCCCGCATCACCGAGATCGTCACGCCGCTGGACGTGATCGTCACCCCCACGCGCATCGCCATGCATTGCCGCACCACCTTCGAGACGTTCAGGGACTGGCCGGATTGCGAAATCTGGCCGACCCGCGCCGGGGACAAGCGCGTGGTGGAAACCATCGCCATGTATGAAGTGGACGGCGATCATTTCACCCATATTCGCGGTGCGCGTTTCAAGCCTTAA
- a CDS encoding DUF3817 domain-containing protein, whose product MLRLFRMVALAEGVSTLLLFLVAMPLKYMFDQPGLIRPVGWAHGVLFLSYIVAMVPGLWGRKAGLLGWLRTFIAALFPFGTFLNDGFLKRLER is encoded by the coding sequence TTGCTTCGATTGTTCCGCATGGTCGCGCTGGCCGAAGGCGTCAGCACGCTGCTGCTGTTCCTGGTGGCGATGCCGCTGAAATATATGTTCGACCAGCCCGGCCTGATCCGCCCGGTCGGCTGGGCGCATGGCGTATTGTTCCTGTCCTATATCGTGGCGATGGTGCCGGGCCTGTGGGGCAGGAAGGCGGGGCTGCTCGGCTGGCTGCGCACTTTCATCGCGGCGCTGTTTCCCTTCGGCACCTTTCTCAATGACGGGTTCCTGAAGCGCCTTGAACGTTAG
- a CDS encoding O-antigen ligase family protein produces MILLIMAFLLGGGGTPSPLPELSLELLAGLTMLAWIWLPGPVRLPTDPALWTIAALAIAVPALQLVPLPPDIWQALPGREAQAAALALVGEEDSWRPLSMSPPRTLASLLSLVPPLTLMLMAGALQRRQRRILLAAILLMALASALIGAFQISAGGRAFRFYSASHATLVGFQANRNATADILLIGMLALAAYAAGHQSEKGQPKREAAGQRVWWLAGAALLLVLASIFTASRTGIALILPVGIAAWAILALDPRKAWNRRLPVIAGGALAVILGGLFLLRHNLALQQVAGRFDRIAGDGREGLWRDTLYAVCQYWPFGSGMGTFVPTFVALEPLEAVDAGMPNRAHNDYLELALEAGVFGIAALALTALLVLFMAVRAWRRERQDRVQIAFGMAVLAVIAAHSLVDYPLRSLSLACLAALAVAMLARPPRDRQDRP; encoded by the coding sequence GTGATTCTGCTGATCATGGCGTTCCTGCTGGGCGGTGGCGGCACGCCCAGCCCGCTGCCGGAACTCTCCCTCGAACTGCTTGCGGGCCTGACCATGCTGGCATGGATATGGTTGCCTGGCCCGGTCCGCCTGCCAACTGACCCTGCTCTATGGACCATCGCGGCGCTCGCCATCGCTGTTCCTGCCTTGCAGCTCGTGCCGCTTCCGCCGGATATTTGGCAGGCACTGCCGGGCCGAGAGGCGCAGGCTGCCGCGCTTGCTCTGGTTGGAGAGGAGGACAGCTGGCGCCCGCTTTCCATGTCGCCGCCGCGCACGCTGGCCAGCCTGCTATCCCTGGTCCCGCCCCTTACGCTGATGCTGATGGCTGGCGCGCTCCAGCGCCGGCAACGCCGCATATTGCTGGCCGCTATCCTGCTGATGGCGCTCGCATCCGCGTTGATCGGCGCATTCCAGATCAGTGCAGGCGGGCGGGCCTTTCGGTTCTACAGCGCCAGCCACGCCACTCTGGTCGGCTTTCAGGCCAACCGCAACGCGACTGCCGACATACTGCTGATCGGGATGCTGGCGCTTGCCGCATATGCGGCAGGGCACCAGTCGGAAAAAGGCCAGCCGAAGCGGGAGGCTGCCGGACAGCGGGTCTGGTGGCTCGCAGGCGCTGCCCTGCTGCTCGTGCTTGCCAGCATTTTCACAGCGTCGCGCACGGGCATTGCGCTGATCCTGCCGGTCGGGATCGCGGCATGGGCTATCCTTGCGCTCGATCCGCGCAAGGCGTGGAACCGGCGCTTGCCGGTAATCGCCGGGGGTGCCCTTGCAGTCATCCTTGGGGGCTTATTCCTGCTGCGGCATAATCTGGCGTTGCAGCAGGTGGCAGGGCGGTTCGACCGGATCGCAGGCGATGGGCGCGAAGGGCTATGGCGCGATACGCTCTACGCCGTCTGTCAATATTGGCCCTTCGGATCGGGCATGGGCACTTTCGTTCCCACATTTGTCGCGCTGGAACCGCTTGAGGCTGTCGATGCGGGCATGCCCAACCGGGCCCATAATGATTATCTCGAGTTGGCGCTCGAAGCGGGCGTTTTCGGGATCGCCGCCTTGGCCCTGACGGCTCTGCTGGTGCTGTTCATGGCCGTTCGCGCCTGGCGCAGGGAACGGCAGGACCGGGTCCAGATCGCTTTCGGCATGGCCGTGCTCGCGGTGATCGCGGCGCATTCGCTCGTCGATTATCCGCTGCGGTCCCTGTCGCTGGCCTGCCTTGCCGCGCTGGCCGTGGCCATGCTGGCAAGGCCGCCGCGCGACCGGCAAGATCGCCCCTAA